The Amycolatopsis japonica nucleotide sequence CGAATTCGTGTCCGGGGTGATGACCCTGTTGCCCGGTGACGTCATCCTGACCGGCACGCCCGAGGGCGTCGGCCCGATCGAGGACGGCCAGTCCGTGTCGATCACCATCGAGGGCATCGGCACCCTGACGAACCCGGTTCAAGACATCTAGCGCGCCATGAAAGGTCCTTTCCTTGCAAAATTTGCGAGGAAAGGACCTTTCCTGGCATCCGGAGGCTAACCGGCCGGTTCCATCGCCCGCCGCGCGAAGGCCGGGGCGTGCTCGGGCCGCAGCCCCAGGCCCAGCAGCCGCGCGGGGATGTAGGACAGCGCGGGGAACCGGCTGAACAGCTTCACCATCGGCGCGGGCGGGCCGTTGCGCTTGCCCGCCATCACCGGCCCCATCACGTTCTTGTGCAGAATCCGCTGCAGCCCCTGCACCAGCATCGTGGGCGCGAGACGGCGCTTGCGGACCTTCGCCAGATCCGCCACCGACGGCCTGCCGCGGCGCAGCGGTTCGGCGAGCAGGGTGGCGGCCGCGACCGCGTCCTGCACCGCGAGGTTGATGCCGACCCCGCCGACCGGCGACATCGCGTGCGCCGCGTCACCGATGCACAGCAGCCCGTCGAGATGCCACTTCCGCAGCAGGTTCATCTTGACGTCGAGGAATTTGACGTCGTCCGTCGTCTTCAGCTCGTCCACGCGGTCGGCCAGCTCGGGCAGGATCGCGGCCACGTTCTCCCGGAACGCCTCGATGCCCTTGTCGCGCAGGTCCTGGCCCTTGGGGCTGAGGTAGGCGATCTGGAAGTAGCCCTTGCGGGGCAGCGGCACGGCGAAGCGGCGATCCCGCATCTTCGGGGTCAGCATGCCTTCGCGTTCCCCGTCCCGCCGTGAGATCCGGAACCACCACGCGTCGAACGGGATGGGGTAGTCCTTCGTCATGAGCCCGGCCTCGCGGCGGGCCAGCGACCAGCGTCCGTCGGCGGCGATCACCAGGTCGGCGCGCAGTTCGCCGGCCTTCCCGTCGGCGTCGCGGTAGCGGACCCCGCTCACCCGGCCGTGTTCGAAGATCAGCCCGGTCATCTCGGTGCTCTGCCGCAGCGTGAACGTGGGTTCCTTCGCCCCGGCGTCGGCGAGCAGGTCCAGGAAGTCCCACTGCGGGACCATGGCGATGTACGGGTGCGCCACCTTCAGCCTGGTCAGGTCGGCGAGGCGCATCATCGTGCCGTCCTCGGCGGGGAAGCCGGCGTAGGCGATCTCGCTGTGCGGCAGGCTGAGGAATTTCTCGCTGAGGCCCAGCTCGTCCAGCAACGTCAACGTCGACGGGTGCACGGTGTCGCCGCGGAAGTCCCGCAGGAAGTCCTGGTGCTTCTCCAGCACGGTGACCTCGACCCCGGCCCTGGCCAGCAGCAATCCGGCGACCATACCCGCGGGGCCACCGCCGACGACCACGCAGTTCGTACGTTCGTTCATCCGTCCCACCCCTTCGAACCCTTATTCATCACTTGTTGAATAAGCTCAGGATGCACCCCTCCGACGGGCGCGTCAAGCGCCATCCGGGCGGATACGCTGTTCGGGGTATGGCCCAGGTCTCACCGGACCGCGTGAACCGGCGGACGTCGAGACGAATGTCCAAAAAGGACTTGAGGGATGCGCGACCGTCCCGGAAGGACGGCGATCGCGGAAATGCCCTTGTGGACGGTCTCGCGACCCAAGCGGGGCAAGGATTTCGTTGTCATCACAGGGCGTGCGCGCCGAGAATCGGATGGGGTGCCGCGTATCGACATTTCACCCGGCCGCCCGCGTTAGCCGTTGTCCGGTAACTAAAACACGTCATCTCACCAACTGGGAGTAGAGTGCCCGCGCCGGAACAGAGCAGCCTTAATCACCTCATCGGCAGAGTCGCGATCGCGCTGAGTGCCCTAGCCTCACTTGGTGGATTTCGCTCTCGTGCCCCGGACCTCGTCACGAACCACGCCGGACGCTCCGGACGGAGCCCCGTGGGAGCCGCCGGAGTTACGATTGGTGTGCCTCGACATCGATGACACGTTGATCGACTGCACGGCGGCGATCCGCCTCAGCCTGAGCGCCCTCACTGGCCAGAACGACCTTTGGCCGCTGTGGGATCTCATCACCGAAGAGCATGTCGCGCTGGTGGTCGCGGGCGAAATCGATTACGCGACCATGCATTACAAGCGTACGGAATGTTTCCTCGCCGAGATCGGCATTTTGGCCGACGAACAGCAGGTCAGCGGCTTCGAAAGACGTCGTCGTGAAATTCTCACCCGTTCGTGGCAATTGTTCGAAGATGTCCTCCCATGCCTTGAATGGCTGCGGGCCGCCGGTGTTCTCGTCGCCGCGGTCACGAACGCCTCGGGCGCGCATCAGCGCAAGAAGATCGCCGACCTCGGCCTCGCCCGGTTCTTCGATCACGTGGCCATCGCCGGTGAACTCGGAGTAGCCAAACCCGACCCGGCGATGTTCCACTCGGTCTGCCTCGGCCTCGGCTGCGACCCGGCGCAGGCCGTCCACGTCGGCGACAAACTCGACACCGACGCCATCGGCGCGCGCGACGCCGGCCTGGGGGCCGTCTGGCTCGACCGGGACGGCATCGCCGAGCGCGCCCCGGCGGGCGTGCACACCATCTCGGGCCTCGACGAGCTGCCTGAGCTGCTCGTTTCCGAGTTCGCGAAGCTCGGCGTGCCCGCTCAGCGCGCTACTGAGACCCCCGCTTTCACGGTGCGGAACAGCGTGCTCTAGTATTCTTTCTCGTGCGGCACCGAGCCGGTCGAGATCGGAACGGTACCTCACTGGGGTATGGTGTAATTGGCAGCACGACTGGTTCTGGTCCAGTTAGTCTAGGTTCGAGTCCTGGTACCCCAGCTGGAGAACTCTCCGGAGTGAAACACAGAGTGACCCCCCCTGCGAAGGCGGGAAACCCGGTCTGGTAAGTTTCTCCACAGCAACACAGCAGGTGAACAACTGAAAATCTCCTCCTGAAGGAGAAAATCCTAGCCCCCGTCGTCTAGCGGCCTAGGACGCCGGCCTCTCACGCCGGTAGCGTGGGTTCGAATCCCATCGGGGGTACATCGCGAAAAGCGTCGATCATTTCGATCGGCGCTTTTCGCTATTTCGGGAGCCGGCTGACGTCGGTGATCCTTTCTCAAGCTTCCGCGATCGCGGAAGCTTGTCGTTGGAGACGCGCTCGCGCGGCTGTGGTGTCCACAGTGGCCGAATCGGCTTCCGGAATGGACGTACGGTCAGGCCTCGAAGAAACCGTCCGTCCTCGACCGTCGGTGTGGTCGGGTCCGATTCGCGTGGCGCTGCTAAGCGGTCTCCGCTTTGAGTACCGGAGTGACCGGGACGTGTGCGTCGAAGGCGGCGGGGATGGTGGCGATCGCGGCGACGGAGAGCGTGAGGCCGGCCCCGGCCCCGGCGAAACCGTGTTCGACCACCACGCCGCCGTCGTTCAGCCGGCTTCCGGAAGTCACCAGCGGGTGGTCGAAGGTGGCTGGTGTCGTCTGGCGGCCTTCAACCACCGGTACAACGACGACTGGGCGGCGTTCTGGACGGCGTCGAC carries:
- a CDS encoding HAD family hydrolase, which encodes MCLDIDDTLIDCTAAIRLSLSALTGQNDLWPLWDLITEEHVALVVAGEIDYATMHYKRTECFLAEIGILADEQQVSGFERRRREILTRSWQLFEDVLPCLEWLRAAGVLVAAVTNASGAHQRKKIADLGLARFFDHVAIAGELGVAKPDPAMFHSVCLGLGCDPAQAVHVGDKLDTDAIGARDAGLGAVWLDRDGIAERAPAGVHTISGLDELPELLVSEFAKLGVPAQRATETPAFTVRNSVL
- a CDS encoding FAD-dependent oxidoreductase; translated protein: MNERTNCVVVGGGPAGMVAGLLLARAGVEVTVLEKHQDFLRDFRGDTVHPSTLTLLDELGLSEKFLSLPHSEIAYAGFPAEDGTMMRLADLTRLKVAHPYIAMVPQWDFLDLLADAGAKEPTFTLRQSTEMTGLIFEHGRVSGVRYRDADGKAGELRADLVIAADGRWSLARREAGLMTKDYPIPFDAWWFRISRRDGEREGMLTPKMRDRRFAVPLPRKGYFQIAYLSPKGQDLRDKGIEAFRENVAAILPELADRVDELKTTDDVKFLDVKMNLLRKWHLDGLLCIGDAAHAMSPVGGVGINLAVQDAVAAATLLAEPLRRGRPSVADLAKVRKRRLAPTMLVQGLQRILHKNVMGPVMAGKRNGPPAPMVKLFSRFPALSYIPARLLGLGLRPEHAPAFARRAMEPAG